The following are from one region of the Dreissena polymorpha isolate Duluth1 chromosome 2, UMN_Dpol_1.0, whole genome shotgun sequence genome:
- the LOC127865889 gene encoding uncharacterized protein LOC127865889, whose product MGKDIDEIKDECAKLSRRVKELYDRYHNLYKVVLRLADTFETSKGRFVLTRNNELKAMIKACVTDQVLDAAANRTNDESIDEKRVSSGRTSRLLQLTESYSKLSTGLKEFEAERSDIEGLNKNDLAKLINERKKQKSELEEKFIRLHENLLRLKRDYDYSKRFLPVKRYGFLKDMVKPVIRNERLKETYTA is encoded by the exons ATGGGGAAGGACATCG ACGAAATTAAGGACGAGTGTGCTAAACTATCACGGCGTGTCAAAGAATTGTACGATAGATATCACAATCTTTATAAGGTCGTCCTACGCCTAGCGGACACCTTCGAAACTAGCAAGGGACGTTTCGTGCTTACGAGGAACAATGAACTCAAAGCCATGATCAAGGCATGCGTCACTGATCAAGTATTAGATGCTGCCGCCAATCGGACGAACGATGAGTCGATAGATGAGAAAAGAGTCAGTAGCGGTAGGACATCTCGATTGTTGCAACTTACAGAGAGTTATTCAAAGTTGTCGACAGGACTAAAAGAATTCGAAGCTGAAAGAAGCG ACATTGAAGGACTGAACAAGAACGATTTGGCAAAGCTTATTAATGAGCGAAAAAAACAGAAATCCGAACTTGAAGAAAAATTCATTCGACTCCATGAAAATCTGCTGAGACTTAAACGTGACTATGACTACTCCAAGCGGTTTCTGCCCGTCAAGCGCTACGGTTTCCTGAAGGATATGGTCAAGCCAGTTATACGCAATGAGAGACTAAAAGAGACCTACACCGCTTAA